The following DNA comes from Paraburkholderia phytofirmans PsJN.
GAATCTCGCCGATATGCGCGAGGTCTCCTATTCGTCGTCGATCGGCTTGCTGAACCGTCTGCGCGCGTTCTTCGACCAGCAGATCGTCGACCTCGGCGGCTTCACCAACAGCGAGTTCATCGCCCACGTCGTGCAGGCCGCCGACGAAACCTGGCTGCTGTGCGACCAGGGCGTGGCCTCGATCGTGTCGGCCGTCGGCGTGCTCGACGCGTTGCGCGAAGAGGGCGTGGAGACCGCGAACGTGCGCTTGATCGTCAACAAGTTCGACGCGGAGCTCGGCCTCGCCGCCGCGCAGATCGCGCAGCGTCTGGATATTTCGCTGCTCACCGCCTTGCCGGAGCGGCGCGTCGCGCTTGGCCAGGCGGTCAATCAGGGACATCTGCTGGTCGATGCCGCCGCGCGCGATCCGTATGTGCGCGCGCTCGAGCCGTTGATCGAGCGGCTCGGCGGCGGCGAGCGCGCGGCGGCGCAGGCACGCGGCAAATCGGCACTCGGCGCGCTCAAGCGCTTCATTCCAACCACTCACAAGCGGTCATAGACGATGGCAAAAGAGATCGAATTTGCCGACGACGCGCCTTCGTTCGCGCATAGCCAGCAGTTCCAGGACATCAAGAACGCGGCGCACGAACATCTGCTCACGCGCATCGAAGAACTCGGCTCCGAGTTCGGCCGCTGGTCGCGTAACGCGATCAACCAGTTCGTCGATCTGGAGATGGACAGCTTCGTCAGGCTGCGCCGGATACCGATCAACGAGAGCGAGGTGCGCCTGATCGCCGAGGCGCTGACCAAGGAACTCGCGGGCTTCGGTCCGATCGAGGATCTGCTCGCCGATCCGGCCGTCGAAGACATTCTGATCAACGGCTACAACGACGTGTACGTGTCGCGCCACGGCATTCTCACGCGCATCCAGGTGCGCTTTGCCGATAACGCGCATCTGCTGCGGATCGTGCGGCGCATTCTTGCGCCGATCGGCCGGCGCCTGGACGAATCGAATCCGATGGTGGATGCGCGTTTGCCGAACGGCGGCCGCGTGAACGTGGTAATCGAACCGCTCTCGATCGACGGCCCGATCGTCTCGATCCGCAAGTTCCGCAAGGATCCGATGCGGCCCGACGATCTGCTCGGCAACGGCACTTATAGCCCGGAAATCGGCGCGCTGCTCGAGGCCGCGGTGGCGGCGCGCTGCAATGTGCTGGTGTCGGGCGGCACGAGTTCGGGCAAGACCTCGCTGCTCAACGCGCTGGCCTTTCATATTCCCGAGCCGGAACGGGTCGTGACGATCGAGGACACCGCGGAACTGTCGCTGAACCATCCGCACGTGGTGCGGCTCGAAAGCCGCCCGGGCGGTTTCGACGGCTCGGGCATCGTGACGATTCGCGACCTGCTGCGCAATACGTTGCGGATGCGGCCGGACCGCATCATCGTCGGCGAAGTGCGCGGTGGCGAAGTGCTCGAAATGCTGCAGGCGATGAACACCGGCCACGACGGCTCGATGGGCACCGTGCACGCCAGCTCGCCGCGCGAATGCCTGTACCGGCTCGAAATGCTGGCTGGTTTCGCGGGCTTCCAGGGCACCGAGTCGAGTCTGCGCCGCCAGATCGCCAACGCGATCGACTTCATCGTACAGATCGGGCGGCTTTCCAACGGGCGTCGGCGGATTCTGTCGATCACGGAAGTCACGGGGCTGTCGGACAACATCATCGCGACTCAGGAGCTGTATCGCTATGAGCCTATCCTGACGGCCGAAGGCGACGAGCTCGACAACTGGGTTTCGCTGGGCATTCATCCGCACTCGCCGAAGCTGGCGCGTTTCCGTCAGGCGCTGGGAGGCGGTGAAGCAGGCAATGCGTTCGGCAACGCGGGCTTCGGCGGATCGGGCGGCGGCGGTTTCGGTGGCGGCAGTGGTGGCTTCGGCGGTGGCGGCGGCTTCGGCGGAGGCTTCAATGTCTAGCGCGGTTCTGGTCTTCGCGGCGCTCGCGCTACTGTGCGCGGCGCTTGCCTTGCTGCTCTGGCAGCGCGGCGCGCAACGCAAAGGCCAGGCGAGTGCGGAACGTTATATCGACAGCCGCATGGCGATGCCAACCGGCGCAGCCGTGGGCGGCATGGGCGGCGGTGCGGCAAGCACGGCGCGCGCGGCCCCCGCGCGCGTCACGGCCCAGCACGCCGTGATCGCGCCGCAGGCGCCGTCGGCCGATGCGGGCTGGCTCGCGCGCTGGCGGTACGGCCAGGCGCGCGTGCGCTTCATGGTGCAACACGCGATGGCGCGCGCCGGCATTGCCAATGCCAAAGCACCTGCCGCGATCGCCGGCGCGATCGTGATGCTGCTGTGCGGCTGGGCCGCCATGGTGGGCGGCGCGCTCGCGGCCTGCGTCGCGTTGATCGCCTGCGTGATGTTCTTCTATTTTCTGCTGACGATGCGCGTGAACAAACGCCGTCAGCAGATCGTTCGGCAGTTGCCGCTCTTTCTCGACGGCATCGTGCGTCTGATCACGCTCGGCAATAGCGTGCCCGCCGCCTTCCAGGCCGCGCTGCAAACCACCGAGGCGCCGTTGCGCGAATGCCTCGACTACGTGTCGCGGATGTTGCGCACCGGCGTCGAAATCGATCGCGCGCTGTCGCAGGTTGCGCAGATCTACGGCGTGCGCGAACTCG
Coding sequences within:
- a CDS encoding CpaF family protein produces the protein MAKEIEFADDAPSFAHSQQFQDIKNAAHEHLLTRIEELGSEFGRWSRNAINQFVDLEMDSFVRLRRIPINESEVRLIAEALTKELAGFGPIEDLLADPAVEDILINGYNDVYVSRHGILTRIQVRFADNAHLLRIVRRILAPIGRRLDESNPMVDARLPNGGRVNVVIEPLSIDGPIVSIRKFRKDPMRPDDLLGNGTYSPEIGALLEAAVAARCNVLVSGGTSSGKTSLLNALAFHIPEPERVVTIEDTAELSLNHPHVVRLESRPGGFDGSGIVTIRDLLRNTLRMRPDRIIVGEVRGGEVLEMLQAMNTGHDGSMGTVHASSPRECLYRLEMLAGFAGFQGTESSLRRQIANAIDFIVQIGRLSNGRRRILSITEVTGLSDNIIATQELYRYEPILTAEGDELDNWVSLGIHPHSPKLARFRQALGGGEAGNAFGNAGFGGSGGGGFGGGSGGFGGGGGFGGGFNV
- a CDS encoding type II secretion system F family protein; translation: MSSAVLVFAALALLCAALALLLWQRGAQRKGQASAERYIDSRMAMPTGAAVGGMGGGAASTARAAPARVTAQHAVIAPQAPSADAGWLARWRYGQARVRFMVQHAMARAGIANAKAPAAIAGAIVMLLCGWAAMVGGALAACVALIACVMFFYFLLTMRVNKRRQQIVRQLPLFLDGIVRLITLGNSVPAAFQAALQTTEAPLRECLDYVSRMLRTGVEIDRALSQVAQIYGVRELELVGAVLRLSVKYGGRADVMLERMASFMRDLEHAERELVAMSSETRLSSWVLAMLPIGIGGFLILSNPKYFASMWFDPTGRQLVYLAFVLQVLGAYLLYRLANLRN